The Parus major isolate Abel chromosome Z, Parus_major1.1, whole genome shotgun sequence genome has a window encoding:
- the HAUS1 gene encoding HAUS augmin-like complex subunit 1 isoform X2 — protein sequence MAAAAAPEEARDPFEEKLIRVTLWLKKIYGDMPIPEYEVNERTVDILHEVMECNEERDNDVTLLIEDMKDRTAKYEEEAKYWQDILGEGLGLSEGSLSLEAITDLTDLVESAMELKVEDTSLTSFYSAINKMTSELYETKSENEELELELNTLTKKLTSALMMEKKLEEDIEKLKESQEAEKAEAEIQLKDLKFLENKSVDLKIRINDAEEKLVAMGMDQSLTHEALMKSSEELAALEKEIEPLKNEVASYHDLPLSIPLARVKVEEARKELKALEEELTREVQALPFEKI from the exons AtggcggcagcggcggcgccGGAGGAAGCCCGCGATCCCTTTGAGGAGAAGCTCATACGG GTTACCTTATGGCTAAAGAAAATATATGGGGATATGCCTATTCCAGAGTATGAGGTGAATGAAAGGACGGTGGATATTTTGCATGAAGTTATGGAGTGCAATGAAGAGAGAGACAACGACGTTACATTGCTGATAGAGGACATGAAGGACCGGACAGCCAAATACGAAGAAGAAG CTAAGTACTGGCAGGATATTCTTGGAGAAGGCTTGGGTCTCTCTGAAGGCAGTCTGTCCCTAGAAGCCATCACAGACCTCACTGATCTGGTAGAAAGTGCAATGGAACTCAAAGTGGAGGACACGTCTCTTACCAG CTTCTACAGTGCCATCAATAAGATGACCTCGGAATTGTatgaaacaaaatcagaaaacgAAGAACTGGAACTGGAATTGAACACCCTCACAAAAAAGCTAACTTCAGCACTGATGATGGAAAAGAAGTTAGAGGA ggatattgaaaaattaaaggaatctcaggaagcagaaaaggctgaaGCTGAGATTCAATTAAAGGACTTGAAGttcctggaaaataaatctgtggaTCTAAAAATAAGGATCAATGATGCTGAG GAAAAGCTTGTTGCCATGGGGATGGACCAATCCCTGACACATGAGGCACTCATGAAATCGTCTGAG GAACTGGCTGCACTGGAGAAAGAAATTGAGCCATTGAAGAATGAAGTGGCATCCTACCATGATTTACCTCTT AGCATTCCCCTGGCACGAGTGAAGGTTGAAGAAGCGAGAAAAGAACTT AAAGCCTTGGAAGAAGAGTTAACAAGGGAGGTCCAGGCTCTGCCTTTTGAGAAGATATAG
- the HAUS1 gene encoding HAUS augmin-like complex subunit 1 isoform X3, with translation MPIPEYEVNERTVDILHEVMECNEERDNDVTLLIEDMKDRTAKYEEEAKYWQDILGEGLGLSEGSLSLEAITDLTDLVESAMELKVEDTSLTSFYSAINKMTSELYETKSENEELELELNTLTKKLTSALMMEKKLEEDIEKLKESQEAEKAEAEIQLKDLKFLENKSVDLKIRINDAEEKLVAMGMDQSLTHEALMKSSEELAALEKEIEPLKNEVASYHDLPLSIPLARVKVEEARKELKALEEELTREVQALPFEKI, from the exons ATGCCTATTCCAGAGTATGAGGTGAATGAAAGGACGGTGGATATTTTGCATGAAGTTATGGAGTGCAATGAAGAGAGAGACAACGACGTTACATTGCTGATAGAGGACATGAAGGACCGGACAGCCAAATACGAAGAAGAAG CTAAGTACTGGCAGGATATTCTTGGAGAAGGCTTGGGTCTCTCTGAAGGCAGTCTGTCCCTAGAAGCCATCACAGACCTCACTGATCTGGTAGAAAGTGCAATGGAACTCAAAGTGGAGGACACGTCTCTTACCAG CTTCTACAGTGCCATCAATAAGATGACCTCGGAATTGTatgaaacaaaatcagaaaacgAAGAACTGGAACTGGAATTGAACACCCTCACAAAAAAGCTAACTTCAGCACTGATGATGGAAAAGAAGTTAGAGGA ggatattgaaaaattaaaggaatctcaggaagcagaaaaggctgaaGCTGAGATTCAATTAAAGGACTTGAAGttcctggaaaataaatctgtggaTCTAAAAATAAGGATCAATGATGCTGAG GAAAAGCTTGTTGCCATGGGGATGGACCAATCCCTGACACATGAGGCACTCATGAAATCGTCTGAG GAACTGGCTGCACTGGAGAAAGAAATTGAGCCATTGAAGAATGAAGTGGCATCCTACCATGATTTACCTCTT AGCATTCCCCTGGCACGAGTGAAGGTTGAAGAAGCGAGAAAAGAACTT AAAGCCTTGGAAGAAGAGTTAACAAGGGAGGTCCAGGCTCTGCCTTTTGAGAAGATATAG